The Stygiolobus azoricus genome window below encodes:
- the psmB gene encoding archaeal proteasome endopeptidase complex subunit beta, with product MEELPATALGVRLSDSIILAGERRLSYGSFVLSRSAKKVFKIGRFGIAGAGIIGDVQTLTRIMDVEIRYYEMYNNRKISTKAAAQLLSVILYQNKWMPYISELLFGGFDEDGPKMYILDPIGSLIEDDYAAVGSGARVAIGVLESEYKPNLSIDKAKEIVIKAMKASIERDVTSGDGIDLLIIKKGEINEEFIKIVE from the coding sequence ATGGAGGAATTACCTGCGACTGCTTTAGGTGTGAGATTAAGTGATAGCATAATTCTTGCAGGAGAAAGAAGGCTAAGTTATGGAAGCTTTGTATTAAGTAGGTCTGCCAAGAAAGTGTTTAAAATAGGTCGTTTTGGAATAGCTGGTGCAGGAATAATAGGAGATGTACAAACGTTAACAAGGATTATGGACGTTGAAATACGATATTATGAAATGTATAATAATAGAAAAATCAGCACTAAAGCTGCAGCTCAATTATTATCAGTGATCTTATACCAGAATAAATGGATGCCATACATTTCAGAACTATTATTTGGAGGGTTTGACGAAGACGGACCGAAAATGTATATACTAGATCCTATAGGGTCATTAATAGAAGATGATTACGCTGCGGTAGGATCTGGGGCAAGAGTAGCGATTGGTGTTTTAGAAAGTGAGTATAAACCGAACCTATCAATAGACAAGGCTAAGGAAATAGTAATAAAAGCTATGAAAGCTTCTATAGAGAGAGATGTAACATCTGGAGATGGTATAGATTTACTTATAATTAAAAAAGGAGAAATTAATGAAGAATTTATAAAGATAGTGGAGTAG